One part of the Halodesulfovibrio sp. MK-HDV genome encodes these proteins:
- a CDS encoding bifunctional heptose 7-phosphate kinase/heptose 1-phosphate adenyltransferase yields MVNKDTLAGRVESFAGSKVLIIGDIMIDEYLMGSADRISPEAPVPVVHVSSDRHVLGGAGNVAKNVRTLGGAPKIITVSGAGMGADLLNALLDSEEIEHDIQQIRTRKTTRKTRIIASNQQMIRIDREDTATICGQNLDKLMDRVESCIAEYEVVIVSDYGKGIVSREFMERLSFLCDTQENRPKIFVDPKTRNFKLYQNVFILTPNSKETSEGANLPVGSREEILEAGREIFRLLGCDKLLTTLGPLGMALFDDDNTVWHVPTMAQEVFDVTGAGDTVIATAALAVAAGCTLVDSCVLANYAAGVVVGHVGAASVTPEQLIETIHTLPLPPVEKWT; encoded by the coding sequence ATGGTAAATAAAGATACACTTGCAGGGCGCGTCGAAAGCTTTGCCGGATCAAAGGTACTTATCATCGGCGACATTATGATAGATGAGTATTTGATGGGTAGCGCAGATCGAATTTCGCCAGAAGCACCAGTTCCCGTTGTTCATGTCAGCAGTGACAGGCATGTCCTAGGCGGAGCAGGCAACGTCGCTAAAAACGTTCGCACACTGGGTGGTGCTCCAAAGATTATTACTGTTTCCGGTGCGGGAATGGGAGCTGATTTGTTGAACGCATTGTTGGATTCAGAAGAAATCGAGCATGATATTCAACAGATAAGAACTCGTAAAACAACGCGTAAGACACGAATTATTGCGAGTAATCAGCAGATGATTCGTATCGACCGTGAAGATACTGCAACTATTTGTGGTCAAAATCTCGATAAGCTTATGGATCGAGTTGAAAGCTGTATTGCTGAGTATGAAGTCGTCATTGTTTCGGATTACGGTAAGGGTATAGTAAGTAGAGAGTTTATGGAGCGCTTGAGCTTTCTGTGCGACACACAGGAAAATCGACCGAAGATTTTTGTCGATCCAAAAACTCGAAACTTCAAGTTGTACCAGAATGTCTTTATTCTTACACCGAACTCAAAAGAGACTAGCGAAGGTGCAAACCTGCCAGTTGGAAGTCGTGAAGAAATTCTTGAAGCAGGACGCGAAATTTTCCGTCTTCTTGGATGTGACAAGCTTCTTACTACACTGGGGCCACTTGGTATGGCACTGTTTGATGATGACAATACAGTGTGGCATGTTCCAACAATGGCGCAGGAAGTGTTCGATGTAACAGGTGCCGGTGATACGGTTATTGCCACAGCAGCCCTTGCAGTTGCAGCTGGTTGTACACTTGTTGATTCATGCGTACTCGCAAACTATGCAGCGGGTGTTGTCGTTGGGCATGTCGGAGCTGCGTCTGTAACGCCTGAACAGTTAATAGAAACAATTCATACTTTGCCTTTACCACCTGTTGAAAAATGGACTTAA
- a CDS encoding ParB/RepB/Spo0J family partition protein → MAGAQRGLGRGLDALFKNTETVEDNESPNMLPLRLLQANPNQPRKQFDDAALEDLAASIREKGVLQPLLVRPLIVGGQSIYEIVAGERRFRASQLAGIREVPVVIRELDDMETLAIALIENLQREDLTPLEEAKGLQELKDQFSLSQEELAKQVGKSRSAIANTLRLLQLPDMAQSALSTGTITAGHARAILSVDDVAQIDFLGIIVSQMLTVREAEALAASWKQHKSFKALEEVKKENPKAEKPAVLKEFQTRLSSLFSSKVIMSGTEKKGKVTLAYNTEEELHELLNKLGIEQAG, encoded by the coding sequence ATGGCGGGCGCACAGAGAGGGTTAGGTCGAGGATTAGATGCACTGTTTAAAAATACAGAAACAGTAGAGGATAATGAAAGCCCGAATATGCTTCCATTGCGTCTTCTTCAAGCTAATCCGAACCAGCCTAGAAAACAGTTTGATGATGCTGCGTTGGAAGATTTGGCAGCATCAATTCGAGAAAAGGGTGTGCTTCAGCCATTACTTGTTCGACCACTGATCGTGGGCGGACAAAGTATCTATGAAATTGTTGCAGGTGAACGCAGATTCAGAGCAAGCCAGCTTGCGGGCATTCGCGAGGTTCCAGTAGTCATCCGTGAACTTGATGATATGGAGACATTGGCGATCGCGCTGATTGAAAATTTACAACGCGAAGATTTAACACCGCTCGAAGAAGCAAAAGGTCTACAAGAATTAAAAGATCAGTTCAGCCTTTCACAGGAAGAGTTGGCCAAACAGGTTGGTAAAAGCCGTTCTGCCATTGCAAACACATTGCGTCTTCTACAGCTTCCAGATATGGCACAGAGCGCGTTATCAACGGGAACTATTACAGCAGGGCACGCACGAGCCATTCTCTCCGTTGATGATGTTGCTCAAATCGATTTTCTTGGTATTATTGTCTCTCAAATGCTTACCGTGCGCGAAGCAGAAGCTTTAGCAGCTTCATGGAAGCAGCATAAGAGCTTTAAAGCTCTTGAAGAGGTAAAAAAAGAAAATCCGAAGGCTGAAAAGCCTGCGGTATTAAAAGAATTTCAAACCCGCTTGAGCAGTCTTTTTTCCAGTAAAGTCATCATGAGCGGTACTGAGAAAAAGGGTAAAGTGACGTTGGCTTATAATACAGAAGAAGAGCTTCACGAATTACTTAACAAGCTGGGTATAGAACAAGCAGGATAG
- a CDS encoding ParA family protein, with translation MARIIAVANQKGGVGKTTTSVNLAASLAVMEKRVLLVDCDPQANATSGIGLDADSLPSNLYQTFFTPEKALHAIYPTRTPYLSVLPASTDLVAVELELVDKMGREYYLQDVLNNVASRFDYIIIDCPPSLGLITLNALCAAQEVLIPLQCEFYALEGIVKLLQTYEQVKKRLNTNLSLLGVVLTMFDTRNKLSAQVKNEVERCFPEHVFKTIIPRNVRLSEAPSYGKSIIHYDIKSKGAVAYLALAKEVAMRNAPAPVR, from the coding sequence GTGGCACGGATTATTGCTGTAGCTAACCAAAAAGGTGGAGTGGGTAAAACTACGACATCTGTAAACTTGGCAGCGTCTTTGGCTGTAATGGAAAAACGAGTTTTGCTCGTTGACTGTGATCCTCAAGCAAACGCAACAAGCGGGATCGGCCTCGATGCGGATAGTTTGCCCAGCAATTTGTACCAAACCTTCTTTACACCAGAAAAAGCGTTGCACGCTATTTATCCTACTCGAACCCCGTATCTTTCCGTACTTCCTGCATCAACGGATTTGGTAGCTGTTGAGCTGGAATTGGTTGATAAGATGGGGCGCGAATACTATCTGCAGGATGTACTCAACAACGTGGCTTCACGTTTTGATTACATCATCATTGATTGTCCACCATCACTTGGGCTTATTACCTTGAACGCTCTTTGCGCTGCACAGGAAGTTCTTATTCCACTTCAGTGTGAATTTTATGCGTTGGAAGGTATCGTAAAATTATTGCAAACATATGAGCAGGTCAAAAAGCGTTTGAATACAAACCTCTCGCTTCTTGGTGTTGTGCTTACTATGTTTGATACGCGAAATAAGCTTTCAGCTCAGGTTAAAAATGAAGTGGAACGTTGTTTCCCGGAGCACGTTTTCAAGACCATTATTCCTCGAAACGTGCGTCTTTCTGAAGCTCCAAGTTACGGAAAATCAATCATTCATTATGATATCAAATCAAAAGGCGCAGTAGCATATCTTGCTCTTGCTAAAGAAGTAGCAATGCGAAATGCCCCTGCGCCTGTCAGATAG